Part of the Quercus robur chromosome 5, dhQueRobu3.1, whole genome shotgun sequence genome, TGCAAAAGTGGTATCTTTGTGCACTATGTACAATCTTTTTAATCTATAGGACCTACATATGGTGATCATTTTTAATATCTTGTTTGTGTCTTAGTCaggtttgagaaagaaaaacctGGAGTATACAAGAATACTTCAGGGGTAGTAAATCTGGTTTCGTTAAATTTACATGGAAATTGACTGAGTGGTCTGATAAAGGAAATATATTATTTGCATGTTATGGTCTTATATAGTTTGAGAGGTATTCATTACTGCTTTGTGGTCAAACTTTCTCTTTCATCCACTCTCTGTTTCTGTGTAGATTTTCTATATAAGTTGatagtttttaatatatatatatatatatataagatagacAATTGTATTTTCATTTTGCTTTGCCCTAAAGTAGTGAAAGAATGCACACAATGTTCTTGTTCTTATTTGACTTAGTCCAAAAAGAAATTGTTGTTACTGCATTTGTTGATGGAGGCAGTAGCGGTCTTCGTTTGAGGATATAGCAGGCATTCTATAATGTGGAGCTCTTGTCATTCAAGCTTCAGCAAGATGCTAGGACTCTCACATGTAACCTTTTACCTGTTGGATCATTTAAGCCTTTTTAATTCTATCTTACATCTTGTTAACACAATATTATGTTTCTTCTATCTTGgcagaaattttttatttaatttttgatgtTTGGTATGGTGGATAAGGCTAGGTCTTTTACATGGGAACTCCCACCAACTGGATCATATAAGTTTTTCTGAATTTTATCTTACAGCCGACGTTATGTTAAGTACATTTTTTATGGTGGAAAACATTTTCTACATTTTCCAACATTTGGAATAATATGGTTCTCGTCTTTAAAGCTTCAACTGAAGGTTGCTAAGGCTCTTACATGGGCCCTTTTACCTATTGGATTgtttaaactttttgaattatATTGTATAGTTCTTTGACATAATATTatgtttcatttattttgatagAAACTACAAATATAGACTTTTACACATAGATTTCTTTTACAGATATCACTGTTGGAGTTTAACCTGAGTattaattttgtctttgaattttTGATTTCAACAAACAACACCTTGTACATTAGGTTTGTAACAAATCAATGCATTTGATGGTGTTTTTTGTTAGGCtttaattgaaaatactaaTAACAAGTAGGCCTGATTTCTATTTTGTTCTTGTATAATCTAATTTCTTTAAGATCTCAACATATGGGATTTGATGCAGACATTTTACTGATAGGTTTGATTTTCCAGATTGGTTAATTTGCTGGAGGATATCATGGATGGCAGCCGAATATTGATCTTCATGACTACCAAGGAAGGATGTGATCAGGTCACCCAGCAGCTTTATGTGGATGGTTGGCAAGCTCTTTCAATTAATGGAGATAAAAGTCAAGCAGAAAGGGATTGGGTCCTCTCAGAGTTTAAAGCTGGCAGGAGTTCTATTATGACTGCAACAGATGTTGCAGCTTGCGATTTGGGAATGGAGATAAAGCTTTAATGCTTGTTCAAAGACTTGATAGAAATTCATTTTTAGTACAGGAAATTGTGTTGGTAAACAATAACTAATAGCACTCATCATCACCATTATCAACTCATTTTGGAAAGAAATCATTATCTAGATATTCTTGTTGTCCCTCTtttaagggtctatttggataaaacttattttgctgaaactgaaaactgaaaacactgtagcaaaataatttttaaatgtgtgaatagtgccgtgggactcatttttaatgaaaaagttgtagaaaagtgaagtttgtgggtctcctgaacagtgcacgggacccactgataggtgaaaagtcaaaaattttggctactgttcatgtacagtgcatgaacagtagtcGTTTCAGCTAAAAAcgcatggaaaaaaaaaaaaaacaaaaaaatacaacagGCACCAAAACGCAATGCAAACGAAAACGCCATTTATCCAAACCGCACCTAagtcttcttttaattttatcagGTTTATAGAGAACATTTTTTAGTATTGATCATGTTTTTCATTGATTAAACAGATGCGAGCCATTTCACTCATCTCTTTGCTGCATATGTTGGAGATCCACCTTTATTTCTTGTTTGCACTCATTTGTTATATTTTCTACTCTGATGCTGCTACTTGGTCATTTTGAAAGATTCATGTTTTTTAGTTATTGCTTTGCTATATTTAGCGTTCTCTAATTGTCTCTTGAACATCATTTTTATCTAAGTTGGTGTTATTTGTCACGTGGATTCTGCTTGTATGTCTGTTGGGCCACTTGTTTTCATGTCTATGGAAATTGCCCTTGAACACTTATTTTCAGCTACAGCAGCACTCGTGCATGCAGCAATGTATTAAGGACTTAAGGTCATAGGTTCTCTGATCTAAATGAGATTCTGATGTGAGAGGTTGTTATCCTGCTGCATTTCTTATGACTTGTGATGTGCCTTGGTTTTGGGGCTGATGTGAAGGACATGAATTATGTGATCAATTATGACTTCCAGGGGTATATTCACCGCATTGGTCGAACTGGAAGGGCTGGGGCAAAAGGAACTGCATTAACTTTCTTCACAGCTGGAAACACCATATTTGCTAAGGAACTCATCTGCATACTTGAAGAAGCTGGATAGAAGGTCAGTCCTGAATTAGCTGCAGTGCGGCATGGTGCACCTCCTCCCCCTTAGATTAGTTTTGACTAGTTTGAATACTCTTAGGTGGTGTTTATATGCATTTGTGTGTACTTGGTTACTGAAATCAATTGTTTCAGTGAATATCAATCAATTAGGTCATGGGGGTTTTCGAGATTGTGGGATTGGTTATGGTGGTGGTCGCACGCTGTATTTTGTGGGAAACATTAGCATGTATGATTAGTAAATAGGAGTTAAAATGTCTTTTCTCGTTTCAACTTTAATTTATGTTGATTTTTTGTTCAATTACGTAGAGGACTAACTATAGTTAGTGGTGGACTGTAAGATAAAACATCTATTTATATCATAAAGGTTTTGAGGAAGATGATAAACAATTGTATTTTCATTTTGCTTTGCCCTAAAGTAGTGAAAGTATGCGCAAAATGTTCTTGTCCTTAATTAACTTGGCCAAAATAGAAATTGTTGTGGCTGCTTTTGTCCTTATTTAGTGGGGATAAATACATTTTTCTAGTTTTATATGTAGATGACATTTTACTTGCAATTAGTGATTTGAGTTTGctaaatgagagaaaatagtctcTCTCAATATTTTGAGATGAAGGATTTTGGACAACCTTTTTGTGTCATTAGCATTGCCATTTCAGAGATAGATCACAAAGAAAGTTAGGATTGTCTCAAAAGGCCTACATTGAAAGTACTCACAGAGGGAGTACAATACATTGTAATACATAGAAGTACTTGTTAAGAGTATTACCGCCATGATTCATGTATTGGATTGTTTATTTGAGTGAGAGCATTTCACAACAAGATGGCATAGGTAATATCTTTATATTAGTATGACTATCACTCATCAAGTTATTTAAATGTCATGTGGGCCAAATGGGAGAATGTAAGATTATCTCTATTAGGAGGCTTATGGTCGGCATAAAATTTACTCTAATTGattaattacaatatatatagatttattttaGAGTGATAGATAAAGACCCATCTTTTCGGAGTGTATTTGTTATCACCACTAAAAATGTCACTTAGTGAATAGATGTTATTTAGTAAATAAACACTTTAAAGTAACTCTCAATTAAACATTTTGATGGAAGGAATATACATTAAAAGAGAACAAACATTAAATTGGAAGTCCCTAGAATAGCCTTTAAAAGTTTCTATCAAAGAGTTTTTAAGGCATTGGCCATAGACTAGAAAAATTCATTCACAACTCATTCTTTTGCAATGTGATTTTCTTTACAAATCATTTGAATAACATGACCAgaggtattttatttttcttcgactgttttagatttcttacatCCAATTGATGCTTACAGTCATTGTGTTGGGAGGTGTTGGTCATTCTAATCTTTTTCTTACTTGCTTTAATTGTGGGTAATTATGCaagatgggttttgattttgtgtgattttgtaaattaatttgaGTGGAATTAATTCTGTACCATCTTCCAAGAGAGGGTTACATTTAGCTTCCCATCTCTTCATTTTCAATCttaattttatgtaaaatgtATTAGTAGAATTTTTAACTACTGTCAATCTTTTCAACTGAAAATCCTATACTTTGACTCAATGGTTGAAATGCTTTTTTGAACTCGCCATCATAATAGTTGTGTCGGCATAGTGGTGAGCTGGGTAATTAGAGTTATGGattcaaaaatttattattttgtaattataattaactaattattatGTTTTGTTACTTCTATTTTCTTAATGTAAAAAGAGGAGAAATttcacttgaaatttttttttttgaaaaatttcaattaatagtattaatttatagtttaattaattaattttgttattaaataaGTATAAATTAAATTGCTTATTAAATCACCAATTTGACCACTTAATAAATCAgacaaaaaaatgagaaaccatgttcttatttattttcctaaaaaaaggttcttatttcttattctttgtaTGATCCGATCTTTAAATTCTTGCTATGGGAATAGATGAAATTGGGGAAAAATCGATGAGCATaacaaaaacactaaaaagattactcttcttttatttatttatttatttttatcaatattaATATAGGTGtactaataatttattattgtgtAAGAGTTGTATGTAACATATTTGTCACATGCGAAtagatttttccttaaaaaaaaaatgcaaatagaTTTATGAAACCTATGGCGTAAGGAACGCCATCTCATACAGAATTTGTTTAttgcattgaaaaaaaaaaatctaattcttGAGTAATGCGACAGATACAagctattttataacatttttacaaaatgttaacATGATcaactttttattggtttttatctagCTCACACGGCtaacctcttattggttttcatttagacccattattaatatcattttatttatttatcaataatcactcatcacatcaatagtttgtaaaattttttgtaaaataatttatatttctaaCATTATTCAAGACACAATTATCTTTAGTTTGTTAACACTACTTACCTTTTATAAACACCTATTGTGCTTCACAGTAAAGAAAGCATCAGTTGCTTAATTCTTTTGTATTGATTGGCACCGCAATAATGAGTctcatttaatatataaaaaaataataaaaaaatttaaaaaaaaaaaaacttaagaataatgttagagatacaaattattttcaaaaaaatttataaactgctgatgtggtgagtgattattgataaataaaaaagtgatattaatggtgggccTGGATcaaaaccaataagaggttggccacgtcaatattttgtaaaaatgttaaatagtttgtgtttgtagCATTACTTATTGTGCCTTTAGATCAGCATTTTTattgttatcaaagaggaaaaaaaatatttttatttgtttatcaacttatttatttgtgtgattaaaaaaaaaaaaaaaacctatttaatTTGTAAGTagaattatatgtttatttgtaatttagacaaataagaaaaaaaaaatctatttccCTTGGATTCCATGTACTTGGACTAATAGGTTTGGGGAAATAACTTAGGGTACGTTTGTTTTGGTGGTAAATGctttcaggaaatcattttccccctGACCCACATGTTTGGCAACTacggaaaatagaattttctggAAAATCATTTCCTTTGACCAGAAATTTACTCCTTTGACCTGGAAATGATTTTAcactttcattttcacttcaaaccatttccgaGTCACgcgcaaaagagagagagagagcgagagaaagaagagagctCAACCAGCCACTCACACCGATCCAACTCACTCCGGGTCATGCCGAGCTTAGCCAGTCGAGCCTCTCCCTCACGGTAGTCCGATCACCGAGCCAAACGCAGACCCACAGTGAGTGAGAGCTCAACCACAAACTCACACCAATCCAGCCACTCACACCGATCCAGCTCACTTCGGGACACGCCGAACTCAGCCAGTCAATCCTTTCCTTCACGGTAGTTCGATCACCGAGCCAAACACAGACCCACGGTGAGTTTTCCTTCTCCGGTTGACCGTTTTACACCTCCGATCCACACACCTCACCTCACCTCACCTCACCTCTGATCCACACACAAGTCCGATTCACATCCCCTCAAACTCAGATATGCCAAAATCCACAACCCATCCTCTCGACCCACCTCCCGGATCCGATCttagcattatatatatatatatatatttatttatttatataaatatttatataattatttacttttttatttattaatttttttaattatccattttttatttaaactgtGTATTATTCATGGATGTTTAAGGGGATCAATGTTTTTGCCATGCTTTTGGGTAGAATTTGGCTTGATGGGTTATGCATATGAAATTTTGGAGCTTGACTCATGATTGGGTTTAGGGTGATCAATGTTTTTGTTGTGCTTTTGTTTAGAATTTGACTAGTTGGGTTATGCGTATGAAATTTTGGAGCTTGACCCATGATTGgtttttgctgtgattttttttagaatttggctagttgggttatgtgtagaacttttgctgtgatttttttttttttttttttttttttttttaaaatttggctAGTTGGGTTATGTGTAGAAATTTTGGAGCTTGACCCATGATTGGtgttattattttcttgcaGTAGAATATGTATGTGTTTAAACCTTAATTGAAGGTGCATTGGGTATATAGGTGATTgtaaatagaatgcaatgtgatgGTATTGTCATGATATCAATGTGCAGTTATCAATGTGATGGTATTGTGATAGTGTAAATATTGATTgtaaatagaatgcaatgtgattTGGTACTCGTTATCAATGTGGTTTGGATATTTTCTGGTTGTGGCTGTTTTCATTTACTATGTAATCAATAGCATGCTTGTTTACATACCTCTTAGATCAtagtgtttgtgattttgttagatgaagaaaaaaaccaaagctGCAATTCTTGCCTCAGTTGCATCTGTCCTCCTTGTGGGGGTTGCATTGTTAAGGAAATTGTTGCGTAGACGTAGACGACTGCCTAGGGCGCCTTATGTTAATCATGCCGCCGAGAGAGAGGAATACATAAATAGTGTTCTGCATGGAATTGAGAGACATTGTGTGAATCAACTTAGGATGAAGCCTATAACTTTCCACCACTTATGTCACATCCTTACTGAGGGGGAGCACGTACGCCCAACTATTCACATGTCTGTTACGGAGCAAGTGTTCATTTTCTTACACATTATTGGTCATAATGTGAGATTTCATGTAATGGGTAGTCGGATCTATAGATCAACTGAGACTGTTCATAGATACTTTAAGGTCGTCCTTAGGGGGGTCCTGAAATTATATAGATCTCTAATAAAACTGCGTAGCGAAGATATACCCCCAGAGATAAGGAATAGCAGAAGGTTTTacccatattttaaggtaaatattatgacttgtgtatttttgtaaattgtgaagaTTTGTGTAATTTTAAACCATTATGTCTGTCGAAAATTAGGATTGTGTTGGAGCAATAGATGGTACACATATTCGTGCATTTGTGCTACCTGAAATACAAGGAAGATTTCGTGGTCGCAAAGATGGAACCACGCAAAATGTGTTAGTTGCCATTAGTTTTGACTTAAAGTTCACTTATGTATTGGCTGGATGGGAAGGTAGTGCACATGATTCACGTGTGTTAAATGATGCATTTGCTAGGCCAGGGGGATTTTCAATTCCCGATGGTATTATACGATTACTTCACatttttggtttattagtttaataaatattgtGCGTTTTCCTAAGCATAATagtgatttgattttattttttaatatatgtaggtaaatattatcttaGTGATGCTAGGtatggtaataaaaatggaatattgTCACCTTATTGGAGTGTGCGATATCACTTGAAAGAGTTTAGTGATCGTCCTCCTGAGAATGAGCAAGAATTGTTCAATCTCCAACACTCTTCATTGAGAACTACCATTGAGCGAGGGTTTGGAGTGTTGAGGAAACGTTTTCGAATGTTGGATGCAGAACCATTTTGGTCTTTCCCAACCCAAGTGAAAGTAGTGTTAGCATGTTGTGTagttcataatcacattatgGGGGTTGAACCAAATGACCATATTATGGAAGATGCAATAAACCAAGTAGAGTCTAGTGACCACCAACAAGAAACACAATCACATCGGGAGTCCGTTGAAGACAGTAGATCGTGGAATGCTAAAAGAGATGAGATATTCCATGCTATGTGGTATGATTATACCAGGAGTGGAGAGTAGTACTTTATTTAGATTTCTATGATTGTAAtatgtgttttttctttctgttttttgtaAAGACAATGTATTTACTATAGACTGTTGGTgtaatgaaaaagtattttcaaCATTACATTGTTATTTGATGGTATTACATTGTCATTTCCAGTGTTAGCATGTTTCATTCTGTTGTGCACATTTATAAGTGtagttgtatgtgtgtttgatttgttgttcatgttccgAGCGTAATTACTAAATGCTACTCTCATTTTTAAATGCtactctcactatactattttcatATGTAATAATGTCAAAGGGCAAAGAGAAAGTTAGTAGCAGTAAGCAATTTAGGTGGCTGCCGCCCTTGCATGAAATGATGCTTAGGATACTTGCAGAGGAGGCTGCAAAGGGCAATAAGCCCTCTAGTACTTTCAAGGCTGGCTCCTTTGCTCTTGTAGCGAAGGAGATAACGGCCCAATTCGAGGTTGAGTGCCACCCGTCCTATGTTGACAATCAGATGTGAACTCTAAGGACCATGTGATCCACTATTCAGACTCTTAGAAAGAAGAGTGGATTTGGTTGGGATGATAATCTAAAAATGATAACATGCGACGTTAAGACATACCAAGAAGAAGTCATGGTATGGcttccaactatattttcttaatatagatgataatatatgtttttgccttttatatgaaatttatagtgtcattctttttaggatttCATTGCTTTTATAAGGTTTTTCAAATATAACTTTCATGTGCGGATCTATTGTAAAATCTGGGCTTAGCATTTGTACATTGTATTTTCTGTTGTACTTATATTCAAAATCATAAGTTATGTCTCCTGTTCCCTAacagatttttttgtttatcattgACCTAAAACATTTAATGGCATCTATATTGAATTGAATATTGAATTTATGAGTGAAGTGATTATTGCATTGTTATTATACGTTCCTTTCTTCCTTACAGGCGCATCGAAAGCATGTGGAgtatctaaacaaaaaaattgaggtGTATGATGAATTAGCGATTGTTGTGGGGAAGGACACAGCCACGGGTGGCTTTTCTAGGTCCTATGTGGGTATTGAGAATGAGCCAGACAATGGGGACAGCGCTGAGTTTGTTGCAGACAATGTGGAGGAAGGTGTGGTCGAGAAAGGGAAGAATGCAGTCGAGTCATCCACCACTGGGTCGAGAATTTCCAAGTCCCGCAAAAGAGGGCGTGCACCTTCTAATGCTGATGATAGTGTGCTGACTGATCTGTCTGATCAGCTGAAGGAAATAGCTATGGCTCTGAAAGAAATCAATCGAGGCCCGGTGGATTACACAGCTCTTTATAATGAGGTCATGGCTATGATGGCGGATGGGTATAGCGAAGACATGTTTGCAACTGCATTTGACCATCTTTGTGAAACTGAGAAGACAGCACGGGGATTTCTAGCCAAGAATGCTAGGTTGAGGAAGCTGTGGTTGGATGGTTTTTTGTTCTCATAAATTTGACTTGCCTATTTCATGTTGACTGTGATGGTAGATTTAGGAATTAACTTTTGT contains:
- the LOC126727799 gene encoding uncharacterized protein LOC126727799, yielding MKKKTKAAILASVASVLLVGVALLRKLLRRRRRLPRAPYVNHAAEREEYINSVLHGIERHCVNQLRMKPITFHHLCHILTEGEHVRPTIHMSVTEQVFIFLHIIGHNVRFHVMGSRIYRSTETVHRYFKVVLRGVLKLYRSLIKLRSEDIPPEIRNSRRFYPYFKDCVGAIDGTHIRAFVLPEIQGRFRGRKDGTTQNVLVAISFDLKFTYVLAGWEGSAHDSRVLNDAFARPGGFSIPDGKYYLSDARYGNKNGILSPYWSVRYHLKEFSDRPPENEQELFNLQHSSLRTTIERGFGVLRKRFRMLDAEPFWSFPTQVKVVLACCVVHNHIMGVEPNDHIMEDAINQVESSDHQQETQSHRESVEDSRSWNAKRDEIFHAMWYDYTRSGE
- the LOC126729008 gene encoding uncharacterized protein LOC126729008, which encodes MITCDVKTYQEEVMAHRKHVEYLNKKIEVYDELAIVVGKDTATGGFSRSYVGIENEPDNGDSAEFVADNVEEGVVEKGKNAVESSTTGSRISKSRKRGRAPSNADDSVLTDLSDQLKEIAMALKEINRGPVDYTALYNEVMAMMADGYSEDMFATAFDHLCETEKTARGFLAKNARLRKLWLDGFLFS